Proteins from a genomic interval of Watersipora subatra chromosome 10, tzWatSuba1.1, whole genome shotgun sequence:
- the LOC137405995 gene encoding arylsulfatase B-like, with product MKGSIFYLLLVLVVAVGARYRGRCKFQSVDSTADEYRDRSGRRPNIVYIMADDMGWNDVGFHNPKVRTPNLDALRADGIELTQSYVQPACSVTRSALMTGRYPSHNGLQVLVVIQEAQVCLPVEHKTIYEYMKEEGYVTKHVGKWHLGYCNGACLPGSRGVDEFRGIYTGAADYFNWTDHTVMQRHINGVPTTENIGTHMTLQDIRDVREVIMNHRYNPNPLFMWVTPTAPHDPLQNTDEMFASHDFLDPTNEDTRNRRLYLGLVSAFDNVVGATRDALRDAGLDDNTIIVFSSDNGGADPSSQVANFQNHANNYPLRNGKQTYMEGGVLTPTIYYDPRLHPRTRGKKRSFLVHVTDWLPTFLQLARPGLPPLELPGIDGVSQLANLGSIYNCARKRRYNIRDKMLVALSDATMQFRNPSVCATEDSAFRWKNYKLIYGDQYYLVEPGIRTSNWPIPPESPELPEITGDDCHRIIDGKRVVRCLFDVVKDPSETRNLYDEKPTLVARMIHMIEQYKRTSVKSVYKTSLPTDNFTTQAFGEYIVPRNDYCEPSIHFPLEANDPSCYE from the exons ATGAAAGGTTCTATTTTTTACCTGTTGCTTGTTTTGGTTGTGGCAGTGGGAGCGAGGTATAGAGGAAGATGCAAGTTTCAATCTGTCGACTCGACGGCTGACGAATACAGAGACCGGTCAGGCAGAAGGCCAAATATTGTTTACATCATGGCTGATGATATGG GGTGGAATGATGTAGGATTTCACAATCCTAAAGTGAGAACCCCAAACCTTGATGCCCTGAGAGCAGATGGGATTGAGCTCACCCAGTCCTACGTACAACCTGCCTGTAGTGT AACAAGATCGGCTCTCATGACTGGTCGATACCCATCACATAACGGACTACAG GTACTTGTGGTGATACAAGAAGCCCAGGTTTGTTTACCAGTAGAGCACAAAACAATCTACGAATATATGAAGGAAGAGGGTTACGTGACCAAACATGTTGGCAA GTGGCACTTAGGATACTGCAATGGAGCATGTCTACCAGGAAGTAGAGGAGTCGATGAGTTTAGAGGAATTTATACTGGAGCAGCTGACTATTTCAATTGGA CTGATCACACCGTTATGCAAAGACACATAAATGGAGTCCCAACCACTGAAAATATCGGAACACACATGACA CTGCAGGACATTAGAGATGTCAGAGAAGTGATAATGAACCACAGATATAACCCAAACCCTCTATTTATGTGGGTAACACCAACAGCACCCCACGACCCACTTCAG AATACAGATGAGATGTTTGCGAGTCATGACTTCTTAGACCCAACCAATGAGGACACCAGAAACAGGAGGCTGTACTTAG GTCTGGTATCTGCTTTTGACAATGTGGTTGGAGCAACAAGAGATGCTTTGAGAGATGCGGGTTTAGATGACAACACAATCATTGTATTTTCCTCTGAT AATGGCGGTGCAGACCCCTCATCACAAGTCGCTAACTTTCAAAACCATGCAAACAACTATCCACTAAGGAATGGTAAGCAAACATATATGGAGGGTGGTGTACTTACCCCTACTATCTACTATGATCCAAGACTGCATCCAAGGACAAGAGGAAAAAAACGAAGCTTCTTGGTTCATGTCACTGATTGGTTACCCACGTTTCTTCAGCTTGCCAGGCCAGGCCTGCCTCCTCTTGAGCTACCAG GTATAGATGGAGTTTCACAACTAGCCAACTTGGGATCTATTTACAACTGCGCAAGAAAGAGGAGATATAACATACGAGACAAAATGCTAGTTGCGCTATCTGACGCTACTATGCAGTTCCGTAATCCATCCGTTTGTGCAACGGAAGACTCCGCTTTTAG GTGGAAAAATTACAAGTTGATTTACGGTGATCAGTACTACCTCGTTGAACCCGGAATTCGGACTTCAAACTGGCCAATTCCTCCAGAGTCACCCGAGCTTCCTGAAATTACTGGAGACGACTGCCACCGAATTATCGATGGAAAGAGAGTAGTCAGATGCCTGTTCGATGTTGTCA AAGACCCAAGTGAAACAAGAAACCTGTATGATGAAAAGCCTACTTTGGTCGCCAGAATGATTCACATGATTGAGCAATATAAGAGAACCTCCGTAAAGTCAGTGTACAAAACTTCACTTCCAACAGACAACTTTACGACCCAGGCTTTCGGGGAGTACATTGTACCAAGAAATGATTATTGCGAGCCCTCCATTCACTTTCCACTAGAAGCCAATGATCCGTCATGCTATGAATAG